One window from the genome of Jeotgalibaca sp. MA1X17-3 encodes:
- the yvcK gene encoding YvcK family protein: MNEKPKKRQKKMVVLGGGTGLPVILNQLKKLNVDLTAIVTVADDGGSSGILRDYVNIVPPGDIRNCMIALSDLPQIQKDIFQYRFDSKDDFLSGHAIGNLIIAALAEMKGNVFDAVNTLSEMMNVSGKIYAAAEEPLMLFAEFEDGEVVKGESKIAQFRKKIERVYVKPLDDETRESQAARDVIRSIMEADIVLLGPGSLYTSILPNLMIPDLGQAIIDTEAEVVYICNIMTQLGETENFSDAEHVKVLHKHLNTKFINTVLVNTEKVPEQYLNQQADEEYLFQVTHDFQSLRDENCRVISADFLNLKEGGVYHDGEKVTNEILNLTSSMWNVKTTFSETSF; encoded by the coding sequence ATGAATGAAAAGCCAAAAAAACGACAAAAAAAGATGGTTGTACTTGGTGGAGGAACAGGCTTACCAGTTATCCTTAACCAATTAAAAAAACTAAATGTGGATTTAACAGCCATAGTCACAGTCGCAGATGATGGTGGAAGTAGTGGTATTCTTCGTGACTATGTGAATATCGTTCCTCCTGGTGATATCCGAAACTGTATGATTGCTCTTTCTGATTTACCTCAAATTCAAAAAGATATCTTTCAATATCGCTTTGATTCCAAAGATGACTTTTTATCAGGTCATGCGATTGGAAACCTAATTATTGCTGCTCTAGCAGAAATGAAGGGGAATGTCTTTGATGCGGTTAATACATTATCTGAAATGATGAATGTGAGTGGGAAAATTTATGCAGCAGCAGAAGAACCATTAATGCTATTTGCTGAATTTGAAGATGGAGAAGTAGTAAAAGGGGAATCAAAAATTGCTCAGTTTCGAAAAAAAATCGAGAGAGTCTATGTAAAACCGCTCGATGATGAAACACGAGAATCACAAGCCGCAAGAGATGTTATTCGTTCTATTATGGAAGCAGATATTGTTTTATTAGGACCAGGAAGCTTATATACGAGTATTCTACCCAACTTAATGATTCCTGATTTGGGACAAGCAATTATTGATACAGAAGCTGAAGTTGTTTATATCTGTAATATTATGACTCAATTAGGAGAAACAGAAAATTTTTCTGATGCAGAGCATGTTAAGGTGTTGCACAAACATTTGAACACTAAATTTATCAATACGGTGTTAGTGAATACAGAGAAAGTCCCGGAACAATACTTGAATCAACAAGCAGATGAGGAATACCTATTTCAAGTTACGCACGATTTTCAATCGCTACGTGATGAGAATTGCCGTGTCATTTCAGCGGATTTCTTGAATTTAAAAGAAGGTGGCGTTTACCATGATGGTGAAAAAGTCACAAATGAAATATTAAATCTAACTTCCAGTATGTGGAATGTAAAGACAACTTTTTCTGAAACTTCTTTTTAA
- a CDS encoding response regulator transcription factor, producing MNILMIEDNEAVCEMMNMFFEKEDWDVEFQTDGKAGLDVFNEDSEKWDMIILDLNLPSMDGMQVCREIRKKSNYVPIIMLTARDSESDQVIGLEIGADEYVTKPFSPLTLMARMKALYRRSQLTKTGDNGQEDASRFDIVTQHVKISISTREAYLDGEIIESLTPKEFEIFTLLAEHPRQVFSREHILTSIWEDPYFGDERTIDAHIKKLRQKIEIAGPQVIQTVWGVGYKFDDSGLNGVVDH from the coding sequence ATGAATATTTTAATGATTGAAGACAATGAAGCAGTTTGCGAAATGATGAATATGTTTTTTGAAAAAGAAGATTGGGATGTTGAATTTCAAACCGATGGGAAAGCAGGATTGGATGTATTTAATGAAGATAGTGAAAAGTGGGACATGATTATTCTTGATTTGAACCTGCCAAGTATGGACGGGATGCAAGTGTGTCGCGAAATCAGAAAAAAATCAAATTATGTACCGATTATCATGCTGACTGCCCGTGATTCCGAAAGTGATCAAGTGATAGGCTTAGAAATTGGTGCAGATGAATATGTAACAAAACCATTCAGTCCCTTAACTCTAATGGCACGAATGAAGGCATTATACAGACGATCTCAACTTACAAAAACAGGTGATAACGGACAAGAAGATGCCAGTCGTTTTGATATTGTAACGCAACATGTAAAAATCAGTATTTCAACTAGAGAAGCTTATTTGGATGGGGAAATTATTGAGAGTTTAACTCCCAAGGAATTCGAAATATTTACGTTGTTGGCAGAACATCCGCGACAAGTGTTTTCAAGGGAGCACATCTTAACAAGTATCTGGGAAGATCCTTACTTTGGAGATGAACGAACCATCGATGCTCACATTAAAAAGCTTCGTCAAAAAATAGAAATAGCAGGACCACAAGTTATTCAAACGGTTTGGGGTGTTGGTTATAAGTTTGATGATTCAGGATTGAACGGAGTGGTGGATCATTGA
- the rapZ gene encoding RNase adapter RapZ yields the protein MADTLELVIITGMSGAGKTVALQTFEDLGYYCVDNMPPSLLPKFWELVKESGKITRVCLVIDLRSRAFFEEILSSIGSIDNTSFVTTKIIFLDASDETLVSRYKETRRNHPLTQTGGTVIEGIKKERELLKDIQNRSQWVFDTSNTSPRKLREQILSKFRTNDQSVFHIEMQSFGFKYSSPIDADIVMDVRFLPNPHYIDELRPLTGLDKPVYDYVMQQPETEMFYRKFTDLLDYIIPGYKKEGKASVTIAIGCTGGQHRSVALTERIGLHLQNDGYTVNISHRDKSKRKEATNRS from the coding sequence ATGGCTGACACATTGGAATTGGTGATTATAACAGGGATGAGCGGTGCCGGAAAGACCGTTGCTTTACAGACATTTGAAGATCTTGGATATTATTGCGTAGATAATATGCCTCCAAGTTTATTACCTAAATTTTGGGAATTGGTAAAAGAATCTGGCAAGATCACACGAGTTTGTCTTGTAATTGATTTGCGATCGAGAGCGTTCTTTGAAGAAATATTAAGTTCAATTGGAAGTATTGATAACACTTCCTTTGTGACTACAAAAATTATCTTTCTTGATGCATCTGATGAAACGCTTGTTTCTCGCTACAAAGAAACGAGAAGAAATCATCCTCTTACTCAAACGGGTGGTACTGTAATAGAAGGAATAAAAAAAGAGCGTGAGCTACTAAAAGATATACAAAATCGATCTCAATGGGTCTTTGATACAAGTAACACTTCACCTCGGAAATTACGTGAACAAATCTTAAGTAAATTCCGTACAAATGATCAAAGTGTTTTCCATATTGAAATGCAGTCTTTTGGTTTTAAATATAGTTCTCCAATTGATGCAGATATCGTGATGGATGTACGTTTTTTACCAAATCCGCACTATATTGATGAGCTTCGTCCATTGACAGGTTTAGATAAACCCGTTTATGATTATGTGATGCAACAACCAGAAACAGAAATGTTTTATCGTAAATTTACAGACTTACTGGATTATATTATTCCTGGTTATAAGAAAGAAGGAAAAGCTAGTGTTACGATTGCAATCGGCTGTACAGGAGGTCAACACCGTTCAGTAGCCTTAACGGAAAGAATTGGACTTCATTTACAAAATGATGGGTACACCGTAAATATTTCGCATCGTGATAAAAGTAAACGAAAAGAGGCAACTAATCGGTCATGA
- the glpK gene encoding glycerol kinase GlpK, whose translation MTFTNSDKNVEKYILSIDQGTTSSRAIIWDHEGSPVMTAQKEITQSYPKPGWVEHDPIEIWVSVQSVIADALIRSDIQPYQIAGIGITNQRETTILWDKKTGDPIYPAIVWQSRQTAEIVDEWRKKGLEEMIRKKTGLRIDSYFSASKISWILNHVEGARDRAERGELLFGTIDSWLIWKLTGGAAHVTDHTNASRTMLFNIYDLDWDDEILKELQIPRTILPHVKDSIGIVGETVGYHFYGANIPIAGVAGDQQAALFGQAGFERGIVKNTYGTGAFIIMNTGEHPVQSKNGLLTTIAYSIEGKVTYALEGSIFVAGSAIQWIRDQLGFIEDAEESEKMAQEVCSNENIYFIPAFVGLGSPYWDQEVRGSFFGLTRGTTKSHLVRSVLESLALQTKDVVEAMQEDAGLTISDMRVDGGASINDFLMQFQSDMLGTSVTRSKVKETTSLGAAYLAGLAVGFWESKEDIRNHWEQEHVFQPEFSEKKREQLYENWKMAIQAARMFKPTPIDED comes from the coding sequence ATGACTTTCACAAATAGTGATAAAAATGTAGAAAAATATATTTTGTCTATTGATCAAGGAACGACTAGTTCACGAGCGATTATCTGGGACCATGAAGGAAGTCCAGTGATGACCGCTCAAAAAGAAATTACTCAATCCTATCCTAAACCAGGATGGGTTGAGCATGATCCCATTGAAATTTGGGTGTCGGTCCAAAGTGTTATAGCAGATGCATTAATCAGAAGTGATATTCAACCGTACCAAATTGCAGGAATTGGGATTACCAATCAAAGAGAAACGACTATTCTTTGGGATAAAAAAACAGGAGACCCGATTTATCCAGCCATTGTATGGCAATCTAGACAAACAGCAGAAATTGTAGATGAGTGGAGAAAAAAAGGCCTAGAAGAGATGATTCGTAAAAAAACAGGTTTACGTATTGATTCCTATTTTTCTGCATCAAAAATCAGTTGGATTTTAAATCATGTAGAAGGTGCTAGAGATCGAGCAGAGCGAGGAGAACTTTTATTTGGGACGATTGATTCTTGGCTTATATGGAAGTTAACGGGTGGGGCAGCTCACGTCACCGATCACACCAATGCTAGTCGGACGATGTTATTCAATATTTATGATTTAGATTGGGATGATGAAATTTTGAAAGAATTACAGATTCCTCGTACGATATTGCCTCACGTAAAAGATTCAATTGGAATTGTAGGAGAAACGGTGGGATATCATTTTTACGGTGCGAACATTCCGATTGCGGGTGTTGCTGGCGATCAACAAGCCGCGCTTTTTGGACAAGCGGGCTTTGAAAGGGGAATTGTTAAAAATACTTACGGCACAGGAGCGTTCATTATTATGAATACAGGAGAACATCCTGTGCAGTCAAAAAATGGTTTACTAACTACAATCGCTTATAGTATAGAAGGAAAGGTAACGTATGCATTAGAAGGAAGTATTTTTGTGGCTGGTTCTGCTATTCAATGGATCCGTGATCAATTGGGCTTTATTGAAGATGCTGAGGAATCAGAAAAGATGGCACAAGAAGTTTGTAGCAATGAAAATATTTATTTTATTCCGGCGTTTGTAGGCTTAGGATCTCCTTATTGGGATCAAGAAGTAAGAGGCTCTTTTTTTGGTTTGACAAGGGGAACAACAAAATCTCATTTAGTACGTTCTGTGCTAGAATCGCTTGCCCTCCAAACAAAGGATGTAGTAGAAGCCATGCAAGAAGATGCGGGATTAACCATTTCGGATATGCGAGTAGATGGTGGAGCTTCCATTAACGATTTCTTGATGCAATTTCAGAGTGACATGTTAGGTACATCCGTAACAAGATCTAAAGTAAAGGAAACAACGTCCTTAGGTGCTGCATATCTAGCAGGATTAGCAGTTGGCTTTTGGGAAAGCAAAGAAGATATTCGCAACCATTGGGAGCAAGAGCATGTGTTTCAACCAGAGTTTAGTGAGAAAAAGAGAGAGCAGCTCTATGAAAATTGGAAAATGGCCATACAAGCTGCCAGAATGTTCAAACCAACTCCAATAGATGAAGATTAG
- a CDS encoding betaine/proline/choline family ABC transporter ATP-binding protein (Members of the family are the ATP-binding subunit of ABC transporters for substrates such as betaine, L-proline or other amino acids, choline, carnitine, etc. The substrate specificity is best determined from the substrate-binding subunit, rather than this subunit, as it interacts with the permease subunit and not with substrate directly.) has protein sequence MIEFKNVTKLYPNGKKAVDDISLSFDKGEFIVFIGTSGSGKTTSMRMINRMLEPTSGQILINGKDIQEQNAVELRRKIGYVIQQIGLMPHMTILQNIVLVPKLLGWSEDKQKEIAKELIARVDLPVDFLDRYPSELSGGQQQRIGVIRALAADQDIILMDEPFGALDPITRDALQELLKHLQQELGKTVVFVTHDMDEALKLADRIVIMAEGKVVQFDTPDNILKNPANEFVESFIGEERLTQAQTNLKTVDQIMLRKPVTMSPDQSLGEAIKVMRSRRVDNLFITDENDKLLGLLAVEGIEKNRRRNVTIGDIMEEVMFVREGALVRDALQRILILGYKNIPVVDHNDHLMGLITRASIVDMVYDSIWQDTDFGEIDDVIESTSVAEIEMAPEKELIE, from the coding sequence ATGATAGAGTTTAAAAATGTTACAAAATTATATCCAAATGGCAAAAAAGCAGTAGATGATATCTCTTTGTCTTTTGATAAAGGCGAATTTATCGTATTTATTGGTACAAGTGGAAGTGGGAAAACTACTTCTATGAGAATGATTAACCGAATGCTCGAACCAACCTCAGGTCAAATTTTGATTAATGGGAAAGATATTCAAGAGCAAAACGCTGTAGAATTACGCCGAAAAATCGGCTATGTTATCCAGCAAATCGGTTTAATGCCTCATATGACGATTTTACAAAATATCGTTTTGGTACCGAAGTTATTAGGCTGGTCAGAAGATAAACAGAAAGAAATCGCAAAAGAATTAATTGCTAGAGTAGATTTACCAGTTGACTTTTTAGATCGCTATCCTTCTGAACTTTCTGGAGGACAACAGCAACGAATTGGTGTTATTCGTGCCTTGGCTGCCGATCAAGATATTATTTTGATGGATGAGCCATTTGGTGCATTAGATCCAATTACACGTGATGCACTACAAGAACTATTAAAACATTTACAACAAGAATTAGGAAAAACGGTCGTATTTGTTACTCATGATATGGATGAGGCTTTGAAATTAGCCGATCGAATCGTTATTATGGCAGAAGGTAAAGTCGTTCAATTCGATACTCCAGATAATATTTTAAAAAATCCTGCTAATGAATTTGTTGAAAGTTTTATTGGAGAAGAACGTTTAACTCAAGCACAGACCAACTTAAAAACAGTTGATCAAATTATGTTACGTAAACCAGTAACAATGAGCCCTGACCAAAGTTTAGGTGAAGCAATTAAAGTGATGCGTTCTCGTCGTGTAGATAACTTATTTATTACGGATGAAAATGATAAACTTCTAGGGTTATTAGCAGTAGAAGGAATTGAGAAAAACCGTCGCCGGAATGTCACGATTGGCGATATCATGGAAGAAGTTATGTTCGTCCGGGAAGGAGCTCTCGTTCGTGACGCGTTGCAAAGAATTTTAATCCTTGGATATAAAAATATTCCAGTTGTTGATCATAATGATCATTTAATGGGCTTAATTACCCGTGCATCTATCGTTGATATGGTATACGACTCCATCTGGCAAGATACAGATTTTGGTGAAATAGACGATGTCATTGAATCAACTTCGGTGGCAGAAATCG
- a CDS encoding single-stranded DNA-binding protein, with protein sequence MNQVSLLGRLVRPIELQEVGSDRVVCNNTLAIQRLRKKDDTQPQADFIPVVFWGNTARLLHQYCGKGNQIGVNGHLASRSYTNKQEQQVFVVELIAEEIHFVESKKEATSTEPVF encoded by the coding sequence ATGAATCAAGTATCTTTGTTAGGAAGATTAGTTCGTCCCATTGAGCTTCAAGAAGTAGGTAGTGATCGTGTGGTTTGTAACAACACACTTGCGATTCAACGATTACGAAAGAAAGATGATACTCAACCTCAAGCTGATTTTATTCCTGTAGTATTTTGGGGGAATACCGCTCGTTTGTTACACCAGTATTGTGGAAAAGGAAATCAGATTGGAGTAAATGGACATCTCGCTTCAAGGTCCTACACAAATAAACAAGAGCAACAAGTTTTTGTCGTTGAATTGATTGCGGAAGAAATCCACTTTGTAGAATCTAAAAAAGAAGCAACCAGTACAGAACCCGTTTTCTAA
- the whiA gene encoding DNA-binding protein WhiA: MSYASEVKKELTTLEVHREHAKAELTALIRMSGSVSIYNQKLILNIQTENAAIARRMYSLLKDHYQTEGELLVRRKMKLKKNNIYIVRVKQGVKELLHDLNIFDGFHFKTKVADVIMENDQKQRSYLRGAFLAGGSVNSPETSRYHLEIYSSYEDHNQDICTIMNKFDLNARTIDRRNGYITYLKEAEKIADFLALIGAHNSMMKFEDIRIVRDMRNSVNRLVNCENANMNKTIDAAARQIANIEFISKIVGLDKLPEKLREIAILRIENPDVSLKELGEMVPSGLISKSGINHRLRKINEYAEKLKNMEIMH; encoded by the coding sequence TTGTCTTATGCATCTGAAGTGAAAAAAGAACTAACAACCTTGGAAGTGCATCGTGAACATGCAAAAGCAGAATTGACTGCATTAATACGAATGAGTGGTTCTGTCAGTATCTATAATCAAAAATTAATTTTAAATATTCAAACGGAAAATGCAGCAATTGCTAGACGAATGTATTCTCTTTTAAAAGATCATTATCAAACAGAAGGAGAGTTACTGGTCCGTAGAAAAATGAAACTAAAGAAAAATAATATTTATATTGTGCGTGTAAAACAAGGAGTAAAAGAACTCTTGCATGACTTAAATATTTTTGATGGCTTTCATTTTAAGACAAAAGTAGCGGACGTGATTATGGAAAATGATCAAAAACAACGTTCCTATTTACGAGGAGCCTTTTTAGCGGGTGGATCAGTGAATAGTCCAGAAACAAGTCGCTACCATTTAGAAATCTATTCAAGTTATGAAGACCATAATCAAGATATTTGTACGATTATGAATAAATTTGATCTAAATGCAAGGACCATTGACCGTCGCAATGGATATATTACCTATCTCAAAGAAGCAGAAAAAATAGCAGACTTTCTAGCGTTAATCGGTGCCCATAATTCAATGATGAAATTTGAAGATATCCGGATTGTACGAGATATGCGGAATTCGGTAAACCGTTTAGTAAACTGTGAAAATGCAAATATGAATAAAACCATTGATGCAGCAGCTAGACAAATAGCCAATATTGAATTCATCAGTAAAATAGTGGGATTGGATAAGCTTCCAGAAAAGTTAAGAGAAATTGCTATTTTGCGAATTGAAAATCCTGACGTAAGTCTGAAAGAATTAGGTGAAATGGTTCCAAGTGGACTAATCTCTAAATCAGGGATCAACCATCGACTTCGAAAAATTAATGAATATGCAGAAAAACTAAAAAATATGGAAATCATGCATTAA